In Nomascus leucogenys isolate Asia chromosome 8, Asia_NLE_v1, whole genome shotgun sequence, a single genomic region encodes these proteins:
- the DMRTA1 gene encoding doublesex- and mab-3-related transcription factor A1: MERSQCGSRDRGVSGRPHLAPGLVVAAPPPPSPALPVPSGMQVPPAFLRPPSLFLRAAAAAAAAAAATSGSGGCPPAPGLERGVGAVGCGYPRTPKCARCRNHGVVSALKGHKRFCRWRDCACAKCTLIAERQRVMAAQVALRRQQAQEESEARGLQRLLCSGLSGPPGGRASGGGGRAENPQSTGGPAAGAALGLGALRQASGSATPAFEVFQQDYPEEKQEQKESKCESCQNGQEELISKSHQLYLGSSPRSNGVIGKQSIGSSISEYSNKHDSIPSPHPGEQSGGEGSPRSLSSSDLESGNESEWVKDLTATKTSLPTVSSRPRDPLDILTKIFPNYRRSRLEGILQFCKGDVVQAIEQVLNGKEHKPDNRNLANSEELQNTAFQRASSFNLAGIGFGTLGNKSAFSPLQTTSASYGGDSNLYSLNPRVAISPLRLAYSSAGRGLSGFMSPYLTPGLVPTLPFRPALDYAFSGMIRDSSYLSSKDSITCGRLYFRPNQDNL; encoded by the exons ATGGAGCGGTCACAGTGTGGCAGCAGAGACCGAGGCGTTAGCGGCCGACCCCACTTGGCCCCTGGGCTAGTGGTGGCTGCCCCTCCGCCCCCATCCCCGGCGTTGCCGGTACCATCGGGGATGCAGGTTCCCCCAGCGTTCCTGCGGCCGCCCAGCCTCTTTCTGCGAGCAGCggccgcagccgccgccgccgctgccgccacctcgggaagcggaggctgcCCGCCGGCTCCCGGGCTGGAGAGGGGGGTAGGCGCGGTGGGCTGCGGCTACCCGCGGACGCCCAAGTGCGCCCGCTGTCGCAACCATGGCGTGGTGTCAGCGCTCAAGGGCCACAAGCGCTTCTGCCGCTGGCGGGACTGCGCGTGTGCCAAGTGCACCCTGATCGCCGAGCGCCAGCGCGTCATGGCCGCCCAGGTGGCGCTGCGCAGGCAGCAGGCGCAGGAGGAGAGCGAAGCCCGGGGGCTACAGAGGCTCCTGTGCTCGGGGCTCTCCGGGCCCCCCGGGGGTCGGGCATCCGGGGGCGGCGGCAGAGCCGAGAATCCGCAGTCCACGGGCGGCCCTGCGGCGGGGGCTGCGCTGGGACTGGGTGCCCTGAGGCAGGCCAGTGGTTCCGCGACCCCCGCTTTCGAAGTTTTCCAGCAAGATTATCCTGAGGAAAAACAAG AACAAAAAGAGAGTAAATGTGAGTCATGCCAGAATGGACAAGAAGAACTGATCTCCAAATCCCATCAACTTTACCTAGGATCATCTCCTAGGTCTAATGGTGTCATTGGGAAACAAAGCATCGGGTCATCTATTTCAGAATACTCCAACAAGCATGATAGTATCCCGTCTCCTCATCCTGGAGAGCAATCAGGAGGTGAAGGGAGTCCCAGGTCCTTATCATCCTCTGATCTGGAATCAGGAAATGAAAGTGAATGGGTCAAAGACTTGACTGCGACCAAGACAAGCCTTCCTACAGTGTCCTCAAGACCAAGAGATCCTCTTGATATCCTTACTAAGATTTTCCCAAATTACAGGCGCAGCCGGCTAGAAGGCATTCTACAGTTCTGCAAAGGGGATGTGGTCCAAGCCATTGAACAGGTTTTAAATGGCAAAGAACACAAGCCAGACAACAGGAACCTAGCAAACTCAGAAGAACTGCAAAACACAGCCTTTCAGAGAGCTTCAAGTTTTAATCTTGCTGGAATTGGTTTTGGAACTCTAGGTAATAAATCagctttctctcctcttcaaaCTACTTCTGCTTCTTATGGAGGTGATTCAAATCTCTACAGCTTAAATCCTAGAGTAGCCATCAGTCCATTAAGGCTGGCATACTCTTCTGCAGGAAGAGGGTTATCTGGTTTTATGTCACCCTACCTAACACCTGGGTTAGTACCCACCTTGCCTTTTCGGCCAGCTTTGGATTATGCCTTTTCAGGGATGATTAGAGATTCTTCCTACCTTTCCAGTAAAGACTCAATAACTTGTGGCAGACTGTACTTCAGACCAAATCAGGACAATCTGTAA